One Saccharomyces kudriavzevii IFO 1802 strain IFO1802 genome assembly, chromosome: 7 DNA segment encodes these proteins:
- the TYS1 gene encoding tyrosine--tRNA ligase TYS1 (similar to Saccharomyces cerevisiae TYS1 (YGR185C); ancestral locus Anc_5.192): MSSATTVDPKEAFDLITKNLQEVLNPQIIKDVLEVQKRHLKLYWGTAPTGRPHCGYFVPMTKLAHFLKAGCEVTVLLADLHAFLDNMKAPLEVVNYRAKYYELTIKAILRSINVPIEKLKFVVGSSYQLTPEYTMDIFRLSNIVSQNDAKRAGADVVKQVANPLLSGLIYPLMQALDEHFLDVDCQFGGVDQRKIFVLAEENLPSLGYKKRAHLMNPMVPGLTQGGKMSASDPNSKIDLLEEPKQVKKKINSAFCSPGNVEDNGLLSFVEYVIAPIQELKFGTDHFKFFIDRPEKFGGPITYKSLKDMKLAFKEEKLSPPDLKIGVADAINELLEPIRQEFANNKEFQEASEKGYPVAVPQKTKKLKKPKNKGSKYPGAPKTEEVAAKLEETKL; the protein is encoded by the coding sequence ATGTCTTCTGCTACCACTGTTGACCCAAAAGAGGCGTTCGATCTCATCACCAAGAACTTGCAAGAAGTCTTGAACCCACAGATCATTAAAGATGTGCTTGAAGTACAAAAAAGGCATTTGAAGTTATACTGGGGCACGGCGCCCACTGGGAGACCTCATTGTGGTTACTTCGTTCCTATGACCAAACTGGCCCACTTCTTGAAAGCGGGCTGTGAAGTCACTGTTCTTTTAGCCGACCTGCACGCCTTCTTAGATAACATGAAGGCGCCATTGGAAGTGGTGAACTACAGGGCCAAGTACTACGAATTGACCATCAAAGCCATTTTGAGGAGCATCAATGttccaattgaaaaattaaagttTGTTGTGGGCTCTTCTTACCAGTTGACGCCTGAATATACGATGGATATCTTCAGATTGTCCAATATTGTATCACAAAACGATGCTAAGAGAGCAGGTGCTGATGTCGTCAAACAAGTAGCTAATCCACTTTTGAGTGGGTTGATCTATCCTTTGATGCAAGCGTTGGACGAACACTTCCTTGACGTTGATTGTCAATTCGGTGGTGTcgatcaaagaaaaatctttgtCTTGGCTGAAGAAAACTTGCCAAGCCTGGGTTACAAAAAGAGAGCGCACCTAATGAATCCCATGGTTCCAGGTTTGACTCAAGGTGGCAAAATGTCCGCCTCTGatccaaattcaaagattgaCTTGTTGGAAGAACCAAAACAAgtcaagaagaagatcaaCAGTGCATTTTGTAGCCCTGGTAACGTTGAAGACAACGGGTTATTATCGTTTGTGGAATACGTCATTGCGCCAATCCAAGAATTGAAGTTTGGCACAGAccattttaaattttttattgatagACCAGAAAAGTTCGGTGGCCCAATTACCTACAAATCCTTGAAAGATATGAAGTTAgctttcaaagaagaaaaattgtcCCCACCTGATTTAAAGATTGGTGTTGCTGACGCTATCAACGAACTTCTAGAACCAATCAGACAAGAGTTTGCCAATAACAAAGAATTCCAAGAAGCTTCCGAGAAGGGTTATCCAGTTGCCGTACCACAAAAGACCAAGAAGCTCAAGAAACCAAAGAACAAGGGTTCTAAGTACCCGGGCGCTCCAAAGACCGAAGAAGTTGCTGCCAAACTAGAAGAAACGAAGTTGTAA